TGCACATTCTTTAAAGAAAGGTCGTGGGCCACCTCTTGGTAAGGAGACCGCCTTGCCTCTGATTCAAATGCATCAAGAAGCTCTGTGCTTTCAATCTCCTTCGACACATCTTTTTCCATAGCTCCCATCACCGACTTAGCAGCTTGATAAGGAGCTGTGGGGAAATCATCCGACTCTGGAGAGGATTCTGCAGACAACACAATTTTGTCtcccactttgagctccttgggaacAGGAAAATAACCTGCGCCAGTACGTAGTTCTTCCATGTCTAGTTCCATCCATGTCTTCTCCTCCTTTGCCAGATCTGCAGCTGCTACTTCTGGAGCCCAAACAGTGGGTGCATTTTTGGAGGGTTCAGTCTGAGGCTGGAAGGATTCTAAGTAAGGCTTGCTAAAGGAAGGTGGCAactccttctgcttctcctcccaGCCTCCCTTGGATACAATCTTAGCAGCAGATGCGGTGGTTTTCTCTTTCACAGCTTCCCTCTCTTTCGGGCCAAGAACAGGTTCTTGACAACTACCAAATAAGTCACTTTTCCCAGGTGCTTTCTCGTCAGGCTCGGCATATTCAGGCACAGGTTGGGAAACACATTCTGAAATGACCTCCTTGGATTTCTCTGCAACGGCCGGTAAAGCAGATTCATTGGAAACCTTAGTTTCTTTAACTAAGTCGCATGCAATGGATATATAAGAATTCTCCATGTCTTCCGCAGTTGTACCATTCTTATGGTCGGGTTCCTTATCGGCACCACCAACCTTGGTTTCTCGTGCTTGACTTGCAGGTACATTCATTGCCTCCTGATACGAGGGAGGCTCCTCGGACTTCTGCATTACATTCTCGTAGTCGTTCTCGTAATCGCCAGCAAAAGCTTCCAAAGTGGAGGCTTTGGTTTCCACGGCAGGAGCAACCACCCCAACAGCGCTTGCATTCAGCGGTGCTTCCATGACAATATCTGGCAAGACAGGGGAAGGAGCTGTTTCAGACCCTCCTTCGAAGGAGGGGCAGAGCTGCACGGCCGCGTTCAAGGGCTCTTGCGATGACTCGGACACCTGAACCAAATCGATCTTCGTTTCATAAGCAAGTTTGGGGCTAATTGCATCATGAAGTTCACTCTCATATGCTTCTTGCACTAAATCAGGAGTGAGACCTTCGGGCATATTGGCCAGAGCATCAGTAGACGCCAGCAGATTCTCGGCTTTATCGGATTCAGCGTTCTTGCCCTGGCCACTTGCCAACTCAATGTGGGCAACGCTTGGTTCCGTGCCAAAATGGGCCTTCATCTCTGCTATCTTTTTCTCATCTGTTTTATTTTCAGAAGCCTGCTCCTCCACCAGAGACTTGGCTGTGCTGCCCTCAACTGTCACAGCTGATTCAAACTTGGCACAAGTAATGTAAGCTTCTGAAAAATCTTTTGAGGCTTCTGGAGTGCTGGGGAAAGAAATATCTTCATTGCTGCTTTCACGCTTCTTCTCGCTCTCTTTTTCAAAGTCTTTTTCTACCGGCAGAGCCTGAGCCTCCTCCATGTCATATTTACCTATACCATCCATCTGACTCCTAGCCATTTCTTTCAGACTGCTGCTTTCATTTCTAGCCAATGATGGTTCAAAAGGCTTGAAAT
Above is a window of Lacerta agilis isolate rLacAgi1 chromosome 3, rLacAgi1.pri, whole genome shotgun sequence DNA encoding:
- the RTN4 gene encoding reticulon-4 isoform X1 → MHSSADKGMDLQEQLGRAWREDFAAAPLDATASLPSLSPLSANPFKDYTAPSTVSGGLSAKGSYGQVESQASTAATKNARNPFLADDGGSEVKPSEAVPSDTGTRPFFSSQTKEPVGANEVFNIEKPPAHQQDSSPESPVELFVKHDDDASLEDRKHAADESMAFVDLSARDDYVDFKPFEPSLARNESSSLKEMARSQMDGIGKYDMEEAQALPVEKDFEKESEKKRESSNEDISFPSTPEASKDFSEAYITCAKFESAVTVEGSTAKSLVEEQASENKTDEKKIAEMKAHFGTEPSVAHIELASGQGKNAESDKAENLLASTDALANMPEGLTPDLVQEAYESELHDAISPKLAYETKIDLVQVSESSQEPLNAAVQLCPSFEGGSETAPSPVLPDIVMEAPLNASAVGVVAPAVETKASTLEAFAGDYENDYENVMQKSEEPPSYQEAMNVPASQARETKVGGADKEPDHKNGTTAEDMENSYISIACDLVKETKVSNESALPAVAEKSKEVISECVSQPVPEYAEPDEKAPGKSDLFGSCQEPVLGPKEREAVKEKTTASAAKIVSKGGWEEKQKELPPSFSKPYLESFQPQTEPSKNAPTVWAPEVAAADLAKEEKTWMELDMEELRTGAGYFPVPKELKVGDKIVLSAESSPESDDFPTAPYQAAKSVMGAMEKDVSKEIESTELLDAFESEARRSPYQEVAHDLSLKNVQVKNEERGPALGKPSVKVDREVPEAAKGILPPADITPSPAEKKLDSVGKGAERGAASVKEKEKPAPMFSSKLSKPSVVDLLYWRDVKKTGVVFGASLFLLLSLTVFSIVSVVAYIALVLLSVTISFRIYKGVIQAIQKSEEGHPFRAYLDKDVAVSEELVQKYSHMVLGHFNNTVKELRRLFLVDDLVDSLKFAVLMWVFTYVGALFNGLTLLILALISLFSIPIIYEKHQVQIDHYVGIVNKNVKDAVAKIQAKIPGLKRKAE